Proteins from one uncultured Anaeromusa sp. genomic window:
- a CDS encoding alpha/beta hydrolase, which produces MKQFSIRKVGWLSAIFLFFFLTISCVSEAAEFERHDVKFKSQGLQCAGWYYVPKDVSAGEKHPAIVMAHGFTAVKEMGLGKFAEEFAKAGFAVLVFDYRYLGASEGEPRGQVFYFEQQQDYRNAITWISLQKEVDPERIGIWGTSDSGGYVLHLGAFDKRVKAVVAQIPTINARYQSLSTEAQARRASFYARNRVEEYKKGIVNYYPVVAPVGQPACFTQKDAYDYFTKGAKEAPNWRNQITMESLDIYKEFAPATFIHLIAPTPLLMIVASKDIVTSSENEMKAFERAGEPKKLVAFEGGHFDPFEGVAFAEASTAAVAWFKQYLNP; this is translated from the coding sequence GTGAAACAATTTTCAATCCGAAAAGTAGGATGGCTAAGTGCAATTTTTTTATTCTTTTTTTTGACCATTTCTTGTGTAAGTGAAGCTGCAGAATTTGAGAGACATGATGTTAAATTCAAGAGTCAAGGTTTACAGTGCGCAGGATGGTATTATGTTCCTAAAGATGTAAGTGCAGGAGAAAAGCATCCTGCTATTGTTATGGCGCACGGCTTTACTGCTGTTAAAGAGATGGGGCTTGGCAAATTTGCTGAAGAATTTGCAAAAGCTGGCTTTGCGGTTCTCGTGTTTGATTATCGCTATTTAGGCGCTAGTGAAGGAGAACCGCGAGGCCAGGTTTTTTATTTTGAGCAGCAGCAAGACTATCGGAATGCTATTACCTGGATATCGTTGCAAAAAGAAGTGGACCCGGAGCGCATTGGTATTTGGGGGACTTCGGATAGCGGAGGCTATGTATTGCATTTGGGAGCGTTTGATAAGCGCGTAAAAGCGGTTGTAGCTCAAATTCCAACCATTAATGCCCGCTATCAATCCTTGAGCACAGAAGCGCAAGCGCGTAGGGCTTCGTTTTATGCACGGAATCGAGTAGAAGAGTACAAAAAAGGAATTGTGAATTACTATCCTGTCGTTGCGCCTGTCGGACAGCCTGCCTGTTTTACTCAGAAAGACGCATATGACTATTTTACTAAAGGAGCCAAGGAGGCTCCGAATTGGAGAAATCAGATTACCATGGAGTCGCTTGATATTTACAAGGAATTTGCTCCCGCGACATTTATACATTTAATAGCGCCTACGCCCTTGCTGATGATCGTTGCAAGTAAAGATATAGTGACTTCTTCAGAAAATGAAATGAAGGCGTTTGAGCGCGCGGGAGAACCCAAGAAGCTAGTTGCTTTTGAGGGGGGGCATTTTGATCCTTTTGAAGGAGTTGCTTTTGCTGAAGCATCAACAGCAGCTGTTGCGTGGTTTAAGCAATATCTTAATCCATAA
- a CDS encoding linear amide C-N hydrolase: MKKVAVTLFLFLLVLTYQAQNANACTTFTINDQKGNIVFGRNFDFKNGCGHVSVNKKNLKKTALISASEKPLVWVSQYGSVTFNQAGKELPYGGMNEEGLVVEEMLLPSPKSDYPSPDERFGLTSLQWIQYQLDTAETVEDVIQSDANVRVAYASQRKKSTIHFLVSDRYGKTAVIEYIEGKMKTYQGNQLIYPVLANNTYVDSLANANRYSIFGGKEEIPSHGEEPLERFAIAAAMVHNYSLNDNRIDYAFSVLDSVAQSEQTGWPTQWSIVYDINALQIYYKTANNSKIRKVALSEFDFNGNSPSLFVDIDNDVAGRSDFEEYSTQANRDLIEKASLIPREGQEKVATYPESIEPLY; the protein is encoded by the coding sequence ATGAAAAAAGTAGCGGTGACTCTATTTTTGTTTTTACTTGTCCTAACGTATCAAGCACAAAACGCAAATGCTTGCACTACATTTACCATTAATGATCAAAAGGGGAATATAGTCTTTGGGCGTAATTTCGACTTCAAAAACGGCTGCGGGCATGTGAGCGTAAATAAAAAAAATCTTAAAAAAACAGCGTTGATTTCCGCGTCGGAAAAACCTCTTGTCTGGGTCTCTCAGTATGGCAGCGTTACGTTTAATCAGGCAGGCAAAGAACTTCCTTATGGCGGCATGAATGAAGAGGGATTAGTTGTTGAAGAAATGCTTTTGCCAAGTCCTAAGTCGGATTATCCCTCGCCTGACGAAAGGTTTGGTTTAACTTCCTTGCAATGGATTCAGTATCAATTGGATACCGCGGAAACGGTGGAAGATGTTATTCAGAGTGATGCGAATGTCCGCGTTGCTTACGCTAGTCAACGTAAAAAAAGTACGATTCATTTTTTAGTTAGTGACCGTTATGGAAAAACTGCTGTAATAGAGTACATTGAAGGGAAAATGAAAACCTACCAGGGCAATCAATTAATTTACCCGGTTTTAGCTAATAATACGTATGTCGATTCGCTGGCTAATGCCAACAGGTATTCCATTTTCGGGGGCAAGGAAGAAATTCCAAGCCATGGTGAAGAGCCGTTGGAGAGGTTCGCTATTGCCGCAGCTATGGTTCATAACTATAGCCTCAACGATAACCGTATTGACTATGCATTTAGCGTATTAGACAGCGTAGCTCAGAGCGAACAAACTGGGTGGCCGACGCAGTGGAGCATCGTATATGACATCAATGCCTTACAGATCTATTATAAGACGGCCAATAACAGTAAAATAAGAAAAGTAGCATTAAGCGAGTTTGATTTCAACGGTAATTCGCCAAGCTTGTTTGTTGATATTGATAATGACGTAGCTGGGCGTAGTGACTTTGAGGAATATAGTACACAAGCTAATAGAGATTTAATTGAAAAAGCAAGCTTAATTCCACGCGAAGGCCAAGAAAAAGTTGCAACGTATCCTGAATCTATAGAACCGTTATACTAG
- the glpA gene encoding anaerobic glycerol-3-phosphate dehydrogenase subunit GlpA has translation MERTEVVVIGGGCTGTGILRDLALRGISAVLLEKEDLACGATGRCHGLLHSGARYAVKDVEAAKECIVENRILKKIAAHCIEDTGGMFVHLEEDDPEYVKKFVSGCQQAGIAIEELSPKEVREREPNVTTEITKAYTVPDGYIDVFQLTAANAQDAIRLGAKVKTYSQMTKVDIKNKMVQGVHYTDTLTGENQYIACEVLINAAGPWAGIVAEQLGVEVNIVCNRGSLVIFNQRLTNSVVNRLKVPGDCDLIVPGGPVSILGTTSINVDHPESLELKPGEIDYMLGLAAVTFPGLKEARIIRTFSGVRPLYSPKSSAGTSGGREISRNYVLLDHKVEDGIEGFVSILGGKLTTYRLMAEVTVDLVCRKLSVSKECSTAQLPLKPEAASSSLLEDRRILSAPVFEKAKSRLGSDLPLLLERIKKDPLQAEILCECEYVTRAELELALEGVITVPSRTISDLARRTRMGLGTCQGSFCGYKAMLVAYEKGIWKGTESKAELDKFLEKRWKGQSLAPYGKQNQQMDLSRYLYDETLG, from the coding sequence ATGGAGAGAACCGAGGTGGTAGTAATTGGCGGAGGTTGTACGGGGACGGGTATTCTGCGAGATTTGGCGCTGCGGGGCATTTCAGCGGTGCTGCTTGAAAAAGAAGACTTGGCTTGCGGCGCTACCGGCAGGTGTCACGGTTTGTTGCATAGCGGCGCTCGGTATGCGGTCAAAGATGTTGAAGCGGCTAAAGAATGCATTGTGGAAAATCGTATTTTAAAAAAAATTGCAGCCCATTGCATCGAAGATACCGGCGGGATGTTTGTTCATTTAGAAGAAGACGATCCGGAATATGTAAAAAAATTCGTCAGCGGGTGTCAACAAGCTGGTATTGCCATAGAAGAATTATCGCCGAAAGAAGTGCGAGAGCGCGAGCCTAATGTTACCACTGAAATAACGAAAGCCTACACCGTTCCCGACGGGTACATTGATGTGTTTCAGCTTACGGCTGCGAACGCTCAAGATGCGATCCGCTTAGGGGCGAAGGTAAAAACGTATTCGCAGATGACCAAAGTAGATATAAAAAACAAAATGGTGCAAGGCGTGCATTATACGGATACGCTTACTGGTGAAAACCAATATATTGCTTGCGAAGTGTTGATTAACGCAGCCGGTCCTTGGGCGGGCATTGTTGCGGAACAATTGGGAGTTGAAGTAAATATAGTCTGCAATCGCGGCAGTTTGGTGATTTTCAATCAACGTCTTACGAATAGCGTAGTGAACCGACTGAAAGTACCTGGCGATTGTGATCTTATTGTACCCGGCGGACCGGTATCCATTTTGGGAACAACATCAATTAACGTTGATCATCCTGAAAGTCTTGAACTCAAACCGGGAGAGATTGATTACATGCTTGGTCTGGCGGCCGTGACCTTTCCCGGACTGAAAGAAGCGCGCATTATTAGAACTTTTTCAGGAGTTCGGCCGCTGTATAGTCCGAAGTCTTCGGCAGGAACAAGCGGCGGCAGAGAAATAAGTCGAAACTATGTCTTGCTGGATCATAAAGTGGAAGACGGAATCGAAGGATTTGTTTCGATTCTCGGAGGAAAATTGACCACATATCGCCTTATGGCGGAAGTTACGGTTGATCTGGTTTGCCGCAAGCTAAGCGTTAGCAAGGAATGCAGTACCGCTCAATTGCCGCTGAAGCCGGAGGCGGCAAGTAGCAGCTTGCTGGAAGACCGGAGAATCCTTTCCGCGCCGGTTTTTGAAAAAGCGAAAAGCCGTCTTGGCAGCGATCTGCCATTGCTATTGGAACGAATAAAAAAAGATCCATTGCAAGCAGAAATTTTATGTGAATGCGAGTATGTAACTCGGGCGGAATTGGAGTTGGCTTTAGAGGGAGTCATTACTGTTCCTTCCCGTACAATCAGCGATTTGGCGCGCCGGACAAGAATGGGCCTGGGAACATGCCAAGGAAGTTTTTGCGGTTATAAAGCGATGCTTGTAGCGTATGAAAAAGGGATTTGGAAGGGAACTGAATCTAAAGCGGAGTTGGATAAATTTCTCGAAAAACGCTGGAAGGGACAGAGTTTAGCGCCGTATGGGAAGCAGAATCAGCAAATGGATCTAAGCCGCTATTTGTATGATGAGACATTAGGGTAA
- a CDS encoding RuBisCO large subunit C-terminal-like domain-containing protein, whose amino-acid sequence MKDLYNPSLFPLYEGINSDEYVIATYLVGGGAQSDLVAKSAALAIEQSSGSWFAVPGETEAVRARSAAKIIGIYSVPNYELIAQTPKEETRYFVLRCAYPWVNFYDNIPLMLSSVIGNISSMPNLKLLDLEFPEPFLKQFKGPKFGIPGLRSLLNIPNRPIVNNMIKPCTGITPQEGAELFYNAAVGGTDWIKDDELIAGSPSFSPLEERVKAYMAAAKRADAEKGEMTLFTVNVTDEVVRLRDNAYRAIEAGANAIMVNVFGTGYSGLRMLAEDPNINVPICVHTCFGGAQTVSPNQGMSTEVAQKLIRICGGDMSLNVAPSAKFNALKEKFVRTWHVGYSPMYHIKQTFTHIGGGVTPGMVPYLMDNLGTDIIIGVGAGIHGHPMGPKAGAMAFRQVIDAVMAGVDINEAAQNHPELAAAIKTWGIYGVDDYDKLYDIES is encoded by the coding sequence ATGAAAGACTTGTACAATCCTAGCTTGTTTCCGTTGTATGAAGGTATTAACAGTGACGAGTATGTTATTGCGACGTATTTAGTGGGCGGGGGCGCTCAAAGCGATTTGGTTGCAAAATCGGCAGCGTTGGCAATTGAGCAGTCATCGGGGTCTTGGTTTGCCGTGCCTGGAGAAACTGAAGCGGTTAGAGCCAGAAGCGCCGCCAAAATCATTGGCATTTATAGCGTTCCCAATTATGAGCTGATTGCACAAACTCCTAAAGAGGAAACAAGATATTTTGTGCTGCGTTGTGCGTATCCTTGGGTTAACTTCTATGACAATATTCCGTTAATGTTATCCTCTGTTATTGGTAATATTTCATCTATGCCAAACCTAAAGTTGCTTGATCTTGAGTTCCCGGAACCCTTTTTAAAGCAGTTTAAAGGGCCTAAATTTGGCATTCCCGGTTTGCGCAGTTTGTTGAACATTCCCAACCGGCCTATTGTGAATAATATGATCAAACCTTGCACCGGGATTACTCCTCAAGAAGGTGCAGAGCTGTTTTATAACGCGGCTGTTGGCGGAACGGACTGGATTAAGGATGATGAATTAATTGCGGGCAGTCCTTCTTTTTCGCCATTGGAAGAGCGGGTTAAAGCGTATATGGCCGCTGCGAAACGCGCGGATGCAGAAAAAGGCGAAATGACTTTGTTTACGGTAAATGTTACCGATGAGGTAGTACGGCTCCGTGATAACGCATACCGAGCGATTGAAGCTGGCGCTAACGCCATTATGGTAAATGTCTTTGGTACGGGGTACTCCGGTTTGCGCATGCTGGCGGAGGACCCGAACATCAATGTTCCGATTTGCGTTCATACTTGTTTTGGCGGCGCACAAACGGTATCGCCGAATCAGGGGATGAGCACGGAAGTGGCTCAAAAGTTAATTAGAATCTGCGGCGGCGATATGTCTCTTAATGTGGCCCCGTCTGCTAAGTTTAACGCTCTTAAAGAAAAATTTGTTCGCACCTGGCATGTCGGTTATTCTCCGATGTATCATATCAAACAAACCTTTACGCATATTGGAGGCGGTGTGACACCGGGGATGGTTCCGTATCTGATGGATAATCTGGGGACGGATATTATTATTGGAGTCGGCGCTGGCATTCACGGTCATCCGATGGGACCTAAAGCGGGAGCGATGGCATTCCGCCAAGTGATTGATGCGGTAATGGCTGGTGTTGATATCAATGAGGCCGCCCAAAATCACCCGGAATTAGCTGCTGCGATCAAGACGTGGGGGATTTACGGCGTAGATGACTATGACAAGCTGTATGATATTGAATCTTAA
- the glpK gene encoding glycerol kinase GlpK: MEKQYIMALDEGTTGARAIIFDSCGRIVGDCSREFTQIFPTPGWVEHDPLEILETQIEVARKAISKAKISPDEIRAIGVTNQRETSVIWDKATGKPIYNAIVWQSRQTAEIVEKWVEEGLTEEIREKTGLVIDAYFSASKIPWILDKVPGARQRAENGELLFGTIDTWLIWNLTNGKSHKTDYSNASRTMIYNIMKMEWDEDLCRKMDIPMAILPSVIDSNGDFGYASASLFGAEIPIRGDAGDQQAALFGQACFKPGMAKNTFGTAGVYVMNTGDKPVFKDGLTTTLAWGINGEVSYALEGVIFISGATIQWLRDEAKIIYTAADTEWYGFMVPDTGGVYLVPAFVGLCAPYWDMYARGMIIGITRGTSRNHLIRAGLEALAYQTKDIINAVIKDGTIEVAELRVDGGAVKNSLLCQFQADILGIPVIRPTVTEMTALGAAYLAGLGSGLWKDTDAIASQWGVDQTFIPEMTAERRGDLYYGWQAAVELCKGWAKKVKV, translated from the coding sequence ATGGAAAAACAGTATATCATGGCTCTTGATGAAGGTACTACGGGTGCGAGAGCTATTATTTTCGACTCATGCGGGCGCATTGTCGGAGATTGTTCTAGAGAATTTACTCAGATTTTTCCTACGCCAGGCTGGGTTGAGCATGATCCGTTAGAAATACTTGAGACCCAGATTGAAGTGGCTCGCAAGGCGATTAGCAAAGCTAAAATATCGCCGGACGAGATACGGGCAATTGGCGTAACCAATCAACGAGAGACCTCGGTTATTTGGGACAAAGCCACAGGAAAGCCAATTTACAATGCCATTGTGTGGCAATCGCGGCAAACTGCGGAAATTGTAGAAAAATGGGTTGAAGAAGGTCTGACGGAAGAGATTCGTGAAAAGACAGGCCTGGTTATAGACGCCTATTTTTCAGCATCCAAGATTCCTTGGATTTTGGACAAAGTGCCTGGTGCGCGTCAGCGAGCCGAAAACGGAGAACTTTTGTTTGGAACGATAGATACATGGTTGATTTGGAATTTAACGAACGGTAAAAGCCATAAAACCGATTACTCTAATGCTTCTCGAACCATGATTTACAACATTATGAAAATGGAATGGGACGAAGATCTTTGTCGAAAAATGGATATTCCGATGGCTATTCTTCCCAGCGTAATTGATTCTAATGGAGATTTCGGATATGCTAGCGCATCGTTATTTGGCGCTGAAATACCCATTCGAGGGGATGCCGGAGACCAGCAGGCGGCGCTTTTTGGCCAGGCATGTTTCAAACCGGGCATGGCGAAGAATACCTTTGGTACTGCCGGCGTATATGTTATGAATACAGGAGATAAGCCTGTATTCAAAGACGGGCTAACGACTACGCTTGCTTGGGGGATTAACGGCGAGGTAAGTTATGCGTTAGAAGGCGTTATTTTTATTTCAGGCGCTACGATTCAATGGCTGCGAGATGAGGCGAAAATTATTTACACCGCGGCCGATACGGAATGGTATGGCTTTATGGTTCCAGATACGGGAGGCGTCTACTTGGTGCCTGCCTTCGTTGGGCTATGCGCTCCTTATTGGGATATGTACGCTAGGGGCATGATCATTGGGATAACTAGGGGAACCAGTCGGAACCATTTGATCCGAGCGGGGCTGGAAGCATTGGCTTATCAAACGAAAGACATTATTAATGCAGTAATCAAAGACGGCACGATCGAAGTAGCGGAACTAAGAGTAGACGGAGGCGCGGTCAAAAACAGCTTGCTTTGCCAATTCCAAGCGGATATTTTAGGGATTCCGGTTATTAGGCCGACGGTTACAGAAATGACGGCGCTAGGCGCTGCGTATTTAGCCGGTCTCGGGAGCGGTCTCTGGAAGGATACGGATGCTATTGCTTCGCAATGGGGCGTGGACCAAACTTTCATACCGGAAATGACTGCTGAACGGCGAGGCGATTTGTATTATGGTTGGCAAGCGGCTGTAGAACTTTGTAAAGGGTGGGCAAAAAAAGTCAAAGTGTAA
- a CDS encoding FAD-dependent oxidoreductase, with protein MKNIRENKVLVIGGGLAGIVAALAAKRRGAQVTLVTNGPGTFALGGGLIRTPSKALSEIQEAMRFFQDITTAAGCEYKGSIREKAFLPNVTGGFQEVTFAPASLWHGRPVCGARILLVGVRGLTGFNARWMAEMLNTSARQAGISMEYSAGEIEMPWSRQGAFSTLDAANWLEDERLQEQMARMIRPLAKEQDKVLLPAVFGASMGRKEFADFSSVIGCPVGEILTVPPSMAGMRIFQALQRYLKKVGIEVISGYPVQSLQIENGVCTTAFLDTPGRPHPIKAQGIVVAIGRINKKTFSLKTPGFTARALSQDVFFANESLQLLDEKKIPLATNVYGAGHMLEENACKTGNAFAILTGYQAGLLAAGEAR; from the coding sequence ATGAAAAATATTCGAGAAAATAAGGTTTTAGTTATTGGCGGCGGATTGGCCGGCATCGTTGCCGCCTTGGCGGCGAAAAGAAGAGGCGCACAGGTAACCTTGGTAACAAACGGGCCAGGCACATTTGCTTTGGGCGGAGGATTAATCCGTACTCCTAGCAAAGCATTGTCCGAGATTCAAGAAGCTATGCGTTTTTTTCAAGATATAACGACCGCCGCCGGGTGCGAATACAAAGGATCTATCAGGGAAAAAGCTTTCTTGCCCAATGTTACGGGAGGCTTTCAGGAGGTAACGTTCGCTCCGGCTTCGCTTTGGCATGGGAGACCGGTTTGCGGCGCCCGGATCCTATTAGTCGGAGTACGAGGCTTGACCGGTTTTAATGCGCGTTGGATGGCGGAAATGCTTAACACATCGGCACGACAAGCGGGCATATCGATGGAGTATAGTGCGGGCGAAATTGAGATGCCGTGGTCGCGCCAAGGGGCTTTTAGCACCTTAGATGCAGCGAATTGGCTGGAAGACGAACGCTTACAGGAACAAATGGCAAGAATGATTCGTCCTTTGGCTAAGGAACAGGATAAGGTGCTATTACCGGCTGTATTTGGAGCGTCGATGGGGCGAAAGGAATTTGCTGATTTTTCCAGCGTAATAGGGTGTCCGGTGGGAGAGATACTTACTGTGCCGCCTTCAATGGCAGGGATGCGGATTTTTCAAGCATTGCAGAGATACTTAAAGAAAGTCGGAATAGAAGTAATTTCAGGCTATCCGGTACAGTCATTGCAGATCGAAAATGGAGTTTGTACGACGGCGTTCCTGGACACGCCTGGACGGCCGCATCCAATCAAAGCTCAGGGGATTGTCGTTGCTATAGGGAGAATCAATAAGAAGACGTTTAGCTTAAAAACACCGGGCTTTACGGCAAGAGCACTGTCGCAGGATGTTTTTTTTGCAAATGAGTCTCTGCAATTATTGGACGAGAAGAAGATTCCTTTGGCGACGAATGTCTATGGAGCAGGGCATATGTTAGAAGAGAACGCTTGCAAGACTGGAAATGCTTTTGCGATCTTGACTGGGTATCAAGCGGGACTGCTAGCGGCAGGGGAGGCTAGGTAG